A single window of Desulfovibrio sp. G11 DNA harbors:
- the pdxR gene encoding MocR-like pyridoxine biosynthesis transcription factor PdxR gives MLYLNAAGKIPLYQQLYEQIKKEILAGIRSADAGLPSIRTMAKELQLGKNTVENAYAQLVLEGYVRVRPGSGYRVNRVYSHMNAAELPHVNTGMVMSDEKKTTPQKHIDYDFNYENLDASIFPAAIWRRLMADILSSLHKNSRQAVDMHAYGDACGSFSLRSELVSYLYRSRGVCCTPEQVIICSGLQPAIIAVMCLLQEKCALVAMEDPGYAGARAAYELFNADILSVPVKSDGIDIENLAASSAGLVHIAPSHQFPTGVVMPICRRIKLLEWAAKNDGFIIEDDYDSELRYHGRPIPSLQSIDENGRVIYMGTFSKVLSPGMRMSYMVLPPLLAARFSSVFSDFQCTVPWLEQAVLSSFIKQGHWEKHLRKICLLKKKKHDLFVHTVDRLFGKRVRIHGHNAGLHLLLEFPAGPDEASLVAKAATCGVRVYPASPFWRNREHSPANCLFLGYGTLTEPDIITALERLEKVWFCPEGI, from the coding sequence ATGCTATATCTGAATGCTGCCGGTAAAATCCCCCTCTATCAACAGCTTTATGAGCAGATAAAAAAAGAAATTCTTGCAGGAATAAGGAGCGCTGACGCCGGGTTGCCCTCCATACGCACCATGGCAAAAGAACTGCAGCTTGGCAAAAATACGGTTGAGAATGCCTATGCCCAGCTTGTTCTTGAGGGCTATGTACGCGTACGCCCTGGCAGCGGATACAGGGTGAATCGCGTATACAGCCACATGAATGCGGCCGAGCTACCCCATGTCAACACCGGTATGGTCATGTCGGACGAAAAAAAAACGACACCACAGAAACACATCGACTACGATTTCAATTACGAAAATCTGGATGCTTCAATTTTCCCCGCCGCCATATGGCGCAGGTTGATGGCCGACATTCTGTCGTCTCTTCATAAAAACAGCCGTCAGGCGGTGGATATGCATGCGTACGGAGATGCCTGTGGCAGTTTTTCCCTGCGCAGCGAACTGGTTTCCTATCTTTATCGTAGCCGCGGAGTCTGCTGCACCCCTGAGCAGGTGATCATATGCAGCGGCCTGCAGCCCGCAATCATTGCCGTCATGTGCCTGCTTCAAGAGAAATGCGCTCTTGTTGCCATGGAAGATCCCGGCTATGCAGGAGCCAGGGCAGCCTATGAACTTTTCAATGCAGACATACTTTCTGTCCCTGTAAAGAGCGATGGCATTGACATCGAAAACCTTGCGGCATCATCTGCCGGACTTGTTCATATTGCACCTTCGCACCAGTTTCCCACAGGGGTCGTCATGCCCATTTGCAGACGCATAAAGCTTCTGGAATGGGCCGCAAAAAATGACGGATTTATAATCGAAGATGATTATGACAGCGAGCTGCGCTATCACGGCAGGCCCATCCCCTCGCTACAGTCCATTGATGAAAACGGCCGTGTCATTTATATGGGAACATTTTCAAAAGTGCTTTCTCCGGGTATGCGCATGTCTTATATGGTGCTGCCGCCCCTGCTTGCCGCCAGATTCAGCTCCGTTTTTTCGGACTTCCAGTGCACTGTCCCCTGGCTTGAGCAGGCGGTTTTGAGCAGTTTCATAAAACAGGGGCACTGGGAAAAACATTTAAGAAAAATCTGCCTGCTCAAGAAAAAAAAGCATGACCTCTTTGTACACACCGTTGACCGCCTGTTTGGCAAACGCGTACGCATACACGGGCATAATGCCGGCCTGCACCTTTTATTGGAATTTCCTGCAGGTCCGGACGAAGCAAGCCTTGTGGCAAAGGCCGCCACTTGCGGTGTACGTGTATACCCAGCCTCGCCTTTCTGGCGAAACAGGGAACACAGCCCCGCCAACTGTCTGTTCCTGGGCTACGGCACGTTGACTGAGCCGGATATCATAACTGCCTTGGAACGGCTTGAAAAAGTATGGTTTTGCCCTGAAGGCATATAG
- a CDS encoding bifunctional transcriptional activator/DNA repair enzyme AdaA — protein sequence MKRLSEATMWQALLDCDPSYDGQFFYAVKTVGAYCRPSCKSRAPLRKNVLYFQTAAEAEQAGLRPCKRCRPDLEKYNPAARLAGQAKKLIDGHFDKRARLQAELKHLGISQSHLAVVFRQHYGLTPVQYLGHVRERRACALLENTSMPITDIAATIGFESLASFYAFFKKQTGTSPAKFRQQAHCSVIAD from the coding sequence ATGAAAAGACTTTCAGAGGCGACCATGTGGCAGGCGCTGCTTGACTGCGACCCGTCTTATGACGGACAATTTTTTTATGCGGTAAAAACCGTGGGCGCATACTGCCGCCCTTCTTGCAAGTCGCGGGCACCGCTGCGAAAAAATGTTTTATACTTCCAGACAGCGGCCGAGGCGGAACAGGCCGGGCTGCGCCCTTGCAAGCGTTGCCGTCCTGATCTGGAAAAATACAACCCTGCGGCGCGCCTTGCCGGACAGGCCAAAAAGCTCATCGACGGCCATTTCGACAAACGCGCCCGCCTGCAAGCAGAACTCAAGCATCTTGGTATTTCGCAAAGCCATCTGGCGGTTGTTTTTCGGCAACACTATGGCCTGACGCCAGTACAATACCTTGGTCATGTCCGAGAACGGCGGGCTTGCGCGCTGCTGGAAAACACAAGCATGCCCATCACCGATATTGCCGCTACCATCGGCTTTGAAAGCCTGGCTTCATTTTATGCGTTTTTCAAAAAGCAGACAGGCACAAGCCCCGCGAAATTCCGTCAACAAGCACATTGTTCAGTAATCGCAGATTGA
- a CDS encoding methylated-DNA--[protein]-cysteine S-methyltransferase, with protein sequence MKNLWFYTCPIGKIGIVEKNGAICQVFFSTEAPPDGFTLQKSPVIERAEHQLTEYFAGDRKEFDLPLDLGGTEFQATVWQALQTIPAGETRSYKDVAVMIGKPGASRAVGMANNRNPVAIIVPCHRVIGHDGSLTGYAGGLAIKQYLLDHEKMWQPERTHAQYTLF encoded by the coding sequence ATGAAAAATTTATGGTTTTACACCTGCCCCATCGGCAAGATCGGCATAGTTGAAAAAAATGGAGCCATCTGCCAGGTGTTTTTCAGTACAGAAGCTCCACCTGACGGCTTTACGCTACAAAAAAGCCCGGTTATCGAAAGAGCGGAACATCAGCTTACGGAATATTTCGCAGGTGATAGAAAAGAATTTGACTTACCCCTGGACCTCGGCGGCACGGAATTTCAGGCAACGGTATGGCAAGCGCTACAGACCATTCCAGCCGGAGAAACGCGCAGCTACAAAGATGTGGCCGTCATGATCGGCAAGCCCGGCGCCAGTCGCGCTGTGGGCATGGCCAACAACCGCAACCCGGTTGCCATCATTGTTCCCTGCCACCGTGTCATCGGGCATGACGGCAGCCTTACTGGATATGCGGGTGGCCTTGCCATCAAGCAATACCTGCTTGACCATGAAAAAATGTGGCAACCAGAGAGAACCCATGCCCAATACACATTATTTTGA
- a CDS encoding DNA-3-methyladenine glycosylase family protein, whose translation MPNTHYFEYGEKEKSWLKSRDPVLAAAMEEIGHIRREVTPDIFNALLNSIVGQQISTKAQATIWKRMREQFCPITPENIGTISAESLQTCGISMRKAAYIKSITEAVLDGSLDLARLPSLTDKEICAQLVQLKGIGVWTAEMIMIFSMQRPDILSWDDLAIQRGLRMLYRHRQITPALFARYRKRYSPHATTASLYLWAIAGGACAEFKDCAPLKKKTKPAKRQPVKAQDKQNTQ comes from the coding sequence ATGCCCAATACACATTATTTTGAATATGGCGAAAAAGAAAAATCATGGCTTAAGTCGCGCGATCCGGTGCTGGCCGCCGCTATGGAAGAAATCGGACACATCCGGCGCGAAGTTACGCCGGACATTTTCAACGCGCTTTTAAATTCCATCGTAGGGCAACAGATATCAACAAAGGCACAGGCCACCATCTGGAAGCGCATGCGGGAGCAGTTCTGCCCCATAACACCGGAAAACATAGGAACAATAAGCGCGGAAAGCCTGCAAACCTGCGGCATATCCATGCGTAAGGCGGCCTATATCAAGAGTATTACCGAAGCTGTGCTGGATGGAAGCCTGGATCTTGCCCGCCTGCCCTCCCTGACTGACAAGGAGATTTGCGCTCAACTGGTGCAGTTGAAAGGCATAGGTGTATGGACTGCGGAAATGATCATGATTTTTTCCATGCAGCGGCCGGATATCCTGAGCTGGGATGATCTGGCAATTCAGCGTGGCCTGCGCATGCTGTACAGGCATCGCCAGATTACTCCCGCACTCTTTGCCAGATACAGAAAGCGCTATTCCCCCCATGCGACCACAGCCAGCCTGTATTTGTGGGCTATAGCCGGGGGAGCGTGCGCCGAATTTAAAGACTGCGCGCCGCTAAAAAAGAAAACCAAGCCTGCAAAGCGGCAACCGGTCAAAGCACAGGACAAACAGAACACACAGTAA
- a CDS encoding nitroreductase family protein — MDIFEALFTRRSIRKFTSADVSDADLEIMLRAAMAAPSAHNRQPWHFVVVRDKALLAEIANRHPYAKMAAEAPLAIVVCANPAEAKEPRYWQQDCTAALENMLLAARGKNIGTVWCGMHPLEDRVEPIRQLLKIPADINVLALVVAGHPAQPFDEVDRYREDKVHHNGW; from the coding sequence ATGGACATTTTTGAAGCTCTTTTTACCCGCCGCAGCATCCGTAAATTCACTTCCGCTGATGTCAGCGATGCAGATCTTGAAATCATGCTGCGGGCGGCCATGGCTGCACCCAGTGCCCATAACCGCCAGCCCTGGCATTTTGTGGTTGTGCGCGACAAAGCCCTGCTGGCTGAAATAGCCAACCGCCATCCCTATGCAAAAATGGCCGCTGAAGCTCCTCTTGCCATTGTGGTCTGCGCCAACCCTGCCGAGGCCAAAGAGCCGCGTTACTGGCAGCAGGATTGCACAGCCGCGCTGGAGAACATGCTGCTGGCTGCGCGGGGCAAAAATATCGGCACTGTGTGGTGCGGTATGCATCCGCTTGAAGACAGGGTTGAACCTATCCGTCAATTGCTAAAAATTCCGGCGGATATCAATGTGCTGGCTCTGGTTGTGGCCGGACATCCGGCGCAGCCTTTTGACGAAGTTGACCGCTATCGCGAGGACAAGGTTCATCATAATGGCTGGTAG
- a CDS encoding 4Fe-4S dicluster domain-containing protein: MLRMNTLHNHERMSTQDLLLAIEAAVDRGETAFHIEASGQHDIGGPLWNRDGKKLMFTVRNPGQRVGSMCLPDTEVLVEGSASADVGWLNAGGRITVRGDAGDTAGHCAAAGVIYIGGRAGARSGSLMKHDPMYEPPELWVLKSVGSFSFEFMGGGKAVVCGYESQTMPSILGERPCVGMVGGVVYFRGPVSSLPPDVRVCALNDDDVTWLETGLEAFLAAIDRPRLRKELSVWKHWQKIIPLPQEQQVCQSTFCMAQFRAGEWIENGIFSDVAPDDFTVNGLVAVGDYRLRVPVWENSGCTGRGSFDNPSARLLPGAGACRDCKICLKFCPQKAITRKQTDDNVAYGADSGCCTGCGICAAVCPCGIWHMHSNRDMLQGE, encoded by the coding sequence ATGCTGCGAATGAACACGCTGCACAATCATGAACGCATGTCCACCCAGGATCTTTTGCTGGCCATTGAAGCCGCAGTTGACAGGGGAGAGACAGCTTTTCACATAGAGGCTTCGGGGCAGCATGATATCGGCGGCCCCTTATGGAACAGAGACGGCAAAAAGCTCATGTTTACCGTGAGAAATCCCGGGCAGCGAGTGGGATCCATGTGTCTGCCTGATACGGAAGTACTGGTTGAAGGTTCGGCCTCCGCTGACGTCGGATGGCTCAACGCGGGCGGGCGCATTACTGTACGCGGTGATGCGGGCGATACTGCGGGGCATTGCGCGGCTGCGGGCGTAATTTATATTGGTGGGCGTGCCGGCGCGCGTTCCGGGTCGCTTATGAAACACGACCCCATGTACGAGCCGCCGGAATTATGGGTGCTCAAAAGCGTGGGCAGCTTTTCCTTTGAATTTATGGGAGGAGGCAAGGCGGTGGTTTGCGGCTACGAAAGCCAGACCATGCCGTCCATTCTTGGTGAAAGGCCCTGTGTGGGCATGGTGGGCGGAGTGGTGTATTTTCGTGGCCCCGTGAGCAGCCTTCCCCCTGATGTGCGTGTGTGTGCGCTGAACGACGACGATGTTACGTGGCTGGAAACGGGTCTGGAAGCATTTTTAGCCGCCATTGACAGGCCGCGCTTACGCAAAGAACTTTCCGTGTGGAAACACTGGCAAAAAATCATTCCATTGCCCCAGGAACAGCAAGTGTGCCAAAGCACTTTTTGCATGGCGCAATTCCGCGCCGGGGAGTGGATTGAAAATGGCATCTTCAGTGATGTGGCTCCGGATGATTTTACCGTTAACGGACTCGTTGCCGTGGGAGATTACCGCCTGCGCGTACCTGTGTGGGAAAATTCCGGATGCACCGGGCGCGGTTCGTTCGATAATCCGTCCGCCCGTCTGCTGCCCGGAGCCGGGGCGTGTCGTGATTGCAAAATATGCCTCAAATTCTGCCCGCAAAAAGCCATCACCCGCAAACAGACCGATGATAACGTGGCCTACGGCGCCGATTCCGGGTGCTGCACAGGTTGCGGCATCTGCGCGGCGGTTTGCCCTTGCGGCATCTGGCATATGCATTCCAACCGGGATATGCTTCAGGGAGAATGA
- a CDS encoding glutamate synthase-related protein — translation MESVKTQDVSVNDLCWKIDYRPDLCTRCGSCVAACTFAAIEPSRVRRHIQSHKTLDSAQEYAVPLVIKQKTSISHACVGCGMCEKSCPTGAIRPVRNMDQRFALLAREHGPIKRGGRSNLTMPRTLDAIVVGRISQMTDPALDSERHTFDMRSPLGRVMPAGDLPLRVEGTSLVLAGQTPRVTWIYPVIFSDMSIGALSTRAWEAIALATAYLNEKCGIPVRMCSGEGGMPGKLLESAQLKYMILQIASGHFGWNRIIRAMPRMKADPAGVLIKIGQGAKPGDGGLLPAAKVAPHIQAIRGVPRTTLHSPPNHQGLYSIEESVQKMHLSLNAAFGFRVPVAIKCAASATSVSVYNNLLRDPYRICGGFFIDGIQGGTGAANEVSLEHTGHPIVSKLRDCYQAAVAQGLQGQIPLWAGGGVGLSGNAAADAFKMICLGANGIIIGKILIQLLGCVGNERGRCNACNTGKCPTGICTQDPRLVKRMDVDRGAQSIVDYMLAFDAELRKLMAPVGNSSMPVGRSDALVTTDRAVADKLGIQYAC, via the coding sequence ATGGAATCAGTAAAAACTCAGGATGTCAGCGTCAATGATCTGTGCTGGAAGATAGATTACCGGCCGGACCTGTGTACCAGATGCGGTTCCTGTGTGGCTGCCTGCACTTTTGCCGCCATTGAACCATCGCGGGTGCGCCGCCATATCCAGTCGCACAAGACTCTGGATTCTGCCCAGGAATATGCCGTCCCTCTGGTCATCAAGCAAAAAACCTCTATCAGCCATGCATGCGTGGGATGCGGTATGTGCGAAAAAAGCTGTCCTACCGGAGCCATACGACCTGTGCGCAATATGGATCAACGCTTCGCCCTGCTGGCCCGCGAGCATGGTCCCATAAAGCGTGGCGGGCGCAGCAACCTGACCATGCCGCGCACGCTTGACGCCATAGTCGTCGGGCGTATCAGTCAGATGACGGATCCTGCCCTGGATTCCGAGCGGCATACCTTTGATATGCGCTCGCCTCTGGGGCGTGTCATGCCTGCAGGGGATCTGCCACTCAGAGTAGAGGGGACAAGCCTTGTGTTGGCAGGCCAAACGCCCAGAGTAACTTGGATTTACCCGGTCATCTTCAGTGACATGAGTATTGGGGCGTTATCCACGCGGGCCTGGGAAGCCATCGCCCTGGCCACAGCCTATCTTAATGAAAAATGCGGCATACCGGTACGCATGTGCTCCGGCGAAGGCGGTATGCCTGGCAAGCTGCTGGAATCAGCGCAGCTGAAATACATGATCCTGCAAATAGCCTCGGGGCACTTCGGCTGGAACCGCATCATCAGGGCCATGCCACGAATGAAAGCCGATCCGGCCGGAGTACTCATAAAAATAGGGCAGGGTGCCAAACCCGGTGACGGCGGCCTGTTGCCGGCGGCCAAGGTAGCGCCGCACATTCAGGCCATACGCGGTGTACCCAGAACTACGCTTCATTCTCCGCCCAATCATCAGGGGCTTTACTCCATTGAAGAATCTGTGCAGAAGATGCACCTTTCTCTTAACGCGGCTTTTGGCTTTCGTGTGCCTGTGGCGATCAAGTGCGCGGCTTCCGCCACATCCGTTTCTGTCTATAACAACCTGCTGCGCGACCCTTACAGAATTTGCGGCGGTTTTTTTATTGACGGTATCCAGGGCGGAACGGGTGCGGCCAATGAGGTGTCTCTGGAGCACACGGGCCACCCCATAGTGTCCAAACTGCGCGATTGCTATCAGGCTGCTGTGGCCCAGGGGCTTCAGGGGCAGATTCCCCTGTGGGCGGGCGGAGGCGTTGGCCTTTCGGGCAATGCAGCGGCCGATGCCTTTAAAATGATCTGCCTTGGAGCCAACGGTATTATTATAGGTAAAATACTCATCCAGCTGCTCGGCTGCGTAGGTAACGAGCGTGGGCGCTGCAATGCCTGTAATACAGGCAAATGCCCCACCGGTATATGCACCCAGGATCCGCGTCTGGTCAAACGTATGGATGTGGACAGAGGGGCACAGAGCATTGTGGATTACATGCTGGCTTTTGACGCCGAACTGCGCAAGCTGATGGCGCCTGTGGGTAACAGTTCCATGCCAGTAGGGCGCTCAGATGCGCTGGTGACCACTGACAGGGCCGTTGCCGACAAACTGGGCATCCAGTATGCCTGCTAG